A stretch of DNA from Paenibacillus sp. FSL W8-0186:
TTGCTAAGCACGAATTTCGTCTGCGGCATGCAGCCTTCATAAGCGTCAACTACGAGCAGAACACCGTCTACCATCTTCATAATCCGTTCCACTTCTCCGCCAAAGTCGGCGTGTCCCGGCGTATCGACGATATTGATCAAATAGTCTTTGTACGTAATTGCCGTATTCTTCGCCAAAATTGTAATGCCGCGCTCACGCTCCAAATCATTGTTGTCCATGACGCGCTCTTGTACAGTTTCATTATCGCGGTAAATGCCGGACTGCTGAAGCAGCTTGTCGACAAGCGTTGTTTTGCCATGATCGACGTGAGCAATAATGGCTATATTGCGAATATTGTTTCTATCATGCATAAGTTTTCTCCAAATCCTTTCATGTCTGCGTCTTTGCAGTAAATTGACATATACCGACTGGTCCACCCAAAGAAGCGCCGGACGAAAACTTCCGACGCTAATCTATCCTTAATATTATACGCAAAACCAGAATTAATTCAAGAACTTTCCAGAGATCTACCAGATTCGGCGGCTATCCCCGCGGTTCACAATCAGCCAGATCCCAGCAGCGATCATGATGATCGCCAGCAGATAAACAAAGGAAAAGGCGAACAGGCTCCAGCCCAGTAAGAAGATGGACGCAGCAGCGAGCACAATGGCCATCAACAGCATACCGCTCTGACGCTGCGGTGAATACGCATAATACTCAAACAAGCCTACGGCAATGCCAAGTATAAATGCCGGCCATAATCTGTAGAACAGGAACGTCCAGCCCCCAATAATGCCTATAAAGAACAAAATGGAGTATATGACAAGAATCCCCGCGGGCAGCAGCAATTCGGCAGAAGCTCTTCTGGAGATAACCCATATATGCAGCAGGATGCCGGGAACCAAGAGAATCAGCGGCCACAGCGCTTTTCCGAGAAAGCTGAATACTCCCCACTTCCCAAGCAAAATGATGACTCCCGCAGCTAGGATCAGTATGCCGGTCATAAGCTTGTTGTTGTCGGACATTCTGTCACTCACCTTCCAATTGACAATTACGGACAGGACTACCCTTTTTGTGCCATCCTTATTCCAGTTTATATGAAGAAGAGCGAAAACGCTACTCCCTCATGTCGCTTTATAATTGCCGATCCAACCGAACATAATAACAAGCGCAGCAAGAATGACCGGAATCCACCCGTGTACGGATGGCAGCATTTCTGTCAAAAAAACGCCTAATTTCGCATCCTTTATTAGCATTTCCCCGGCTGTATAACCTAATATGCCTGCACCGGCGAATGTCAATATTGGGAACCGCTGCAGCCATCCTGTAATGATATTACTTCCCCAAATCACAATGGGTATACTTATGGCAATGCCTATAATCAGTATCGCAAGATCTCCGTCAGCCAGAGCAGCAATCGCCAGTACATTGTCCAGACTCATGATAAAATCGGCCAACAGTATCGTTTGTATCGCCTTCCAAATCGTGTCCGCGTGACTTCTTGCCGAATCGTTATCCCGGTGGTGGAGCAGATTAAAAGCAATCGTACCTAGCAGCACTCCCCCAATGGCTTGAATATAGGGAATTTTGAGCAGAATCGTCGCCAGCCATGTCAGGATACAGCGCATCAGCACCGCGCCAAGCGCTCCCCACCATACGGCTTGCCTGCGCTGCTGAAGGGGAAGATTTCTGCTGGCCATGGCGATAACGACAGCATTGTCACCGCTAAGCACCAAATTAATAATAAGGATTTCGGTTAACAATATTACATGCTCCATAGGCTTATCCCTCCCATACACTTGTATGAGGGGATGTGCCAAGCTATACCCTTTCTTTTACAAAAACAACACTGGACAAAAACCATTTTTAGTGAATTAATAATAAAGTGCATGGCAAAAAATGATGGAAGAAGTGACCATAGTGGAACTATTTAGCGCTGCTTTTTTTATCGCATTAATTAATATTATATTCATCGATCTAATCCTGGCTGGAGACAATGCCATCGTCATAGGCATGGCCGCCAGAAAGCTGCCCGCACATATCCAGAAGAAAGCTATCCTGCTAGGTACGGGCGGAGCGGTTCTGCTCAGAATCGCCGCGACGCTTGTTGTCGTATGGCTGCTCAATATTCCTTGGCTGCTCGCCATAGGCGGAGCTATGCTGGTTTACATTGCCTATAAGGTGCTGGTCGATGAGAGCGGCCATGAAACGATAGATGCGAAGGAATCCCTCTGGCCTGCAGTAAGGACCATCGTTATTGCCGATGCAGCGATGGGACTCGATAATGTGATCGCCGTTGCCGGAGCCTCTCAGCGGCATATGATTCTTGTCGTCCTTGGCCTGCTGATCAGCGTCCCGATCGTCATCTGGGGCAGCACCCTTTTCATCAAGCTCTTAGGACGATTTCCCTGGATTGCTTATGTGGGCTCTGCCGTACTCGCCTATACCGCTTCCCACATGATCACGGAAGAGCCGCATTTGGAGCCGTTTTTTGCGGACAAGCCCGTGGTTAAATATGTGTTTATTGTCCTGACGATTTTAGGCGTCCTTGGCGCCGGCTATGCAGCAAAGCAAAGGCAGCGGCGGCGCGAGCAGAACAATAAACGCCCCTCGCGTCATGCTACACGCTAAGCTGGGATGACAAATAACAAGGCTGCCTCACCATATTAGTGAGGCAGCCTTGTTATTTGTTCCAGAATATAAACAGCTGCACCTAACCTTTGCCCCTCCTAAAACCACTTATCCTGTGCAACCGGCTCTCCTTGCGATCTTCTAATGACAGTTTCACCCGGTTTGATCACGATCGTCTCGGTCTTGCTGACCGCTTCTTTGATTTGCTCATCCAGTTGAGGCAGGGATGCCTCGATTTTCTCGATGATATGCAAATTCGGGTTCGTCGATGGGGACTTCGGCACAAACAGGGTACAGCAATCTTCATAAGGCAGGATAGATAATTCATAAGTGCCAATTTGCTGCGCCAATCCGATAATTTCCTCTTTGTCGGTCGTCACTAACGGCCGAAGCATTGGCAGAGACGTAACCTTTCCGATAACGTTCATGCTGGCCAGCGTCTGGCTCGCAACCTGTCCGAGACTATCCCCTGTAACCAGAGCAAGTGCGCCGTTTCGCTCGGCCAAATTGGTGGCGATCCGCAGCATCGCCCGGCGCATGAGCGTAATCATGACGTTCTCATGATTGCCGCCAGCGAGCGTGGTCTGAATTTCTGTGAACGGCACGAGATGAAGCTTGATTTTTCCGTAATATCCGGACAGCACCTGAGCAAGATCGATAACCTTCTCCTCTGCCTTTTTGCTCGTATAAGGATAGCTGTGAAAATGCACGCATTCGATTTCCAATCCCCGGCGCATCGCAGCCCATCCGGCAACCGGACTGTCGATGCCTCCGGACAGCAGAAGCATCGCTTTCCCGTTCGTCCCCCGCGGAAACCCGCCCGCGGCTGGCACGACCTCGGAGAACAGGTAAGCCCCCTGCTCGCGAACCTCGATGCGAAGCTCAATTTCTGGATGGCGCACATCGACTTTTAAATGGGAGCACGACTTCAGGATCGGCGAGCTGATGATTTGGTTCATTTCCTGAGAAGATACTGGGAACTTCTTCCACACTCTTCTTGCATTGACCTTAAAGGCCGTTTCCTTGGCGACATTCATGCTCTCGACGAAGCTGACTGCCTGAGTAATAATCTCATCGATCTCGGCTGCCGCTACCTTGACTGGACTAATCGACGTAACGCCGAATACATTTTTCAGAACCTCGATAATTGGGGCTGCAGGCTCTCCGTTCAAGACGACATAAATCCGCCCGTATTCCTTCTTGATTTCGGTCGCCGGGTAAGCCTGCAGCAAATCTTGAACATGAGCTAAAGCAGCCTTTTCAAAACGAGAACGATTTCTGCCCTTAACGGTAATTTCCCCGAAACGCAGCAGAAGCATATCATATTGCAGCATTTTATCTGTTTCCACCTTTCACGATCTGCAGGCGCTCCATCGTACGCTTGACAGCGCCCAGCAATTGTCTGACATCCTCTTCGGTATGCTCTTCACCCAAGCTGATGCGGATCCCCGACAAAGAGCAATCCTTCC
This window harbors:
- the thiI gene encoding tRNA uracil 4-sulfurtransferase ThiI; the protein is MQYDMLLLRFGEITVKGRNRSRFEKAALAHVQDLLQAYPATEIKKEYGRIYVVLNGEPAAPIIEVLKNVFGVTSISPVKVAAAEIDEIITQAVSFVESMNVAKETAFKVNARRVWKKFPVSSQEMNQIISSPILKSCSHLKVDVRHPEIELRIEVREQGAYLFSEVVPAAGGFPRGTNGKAMLLLSGGIDSPVAGWAAMRRGLEIECVHFHSYPYTSKKAEEKVIDLAQVLSGYYGKIKLHLVPFTEIQTTLAGGNHENVMITLMRRAMLRIATNLAERNGALALVTGDSLGQVASQTLASMNVIGKVTSLPMLRPLVTTDKEEIIGLAQQIGTYELSILPYEDCCTLFVPKSPSTNPNLHIIEKIEASLPQLDEQIKEAVSKTETIVIKPGETVIRRSQGEPVAQDKWF
- a CDS encoding TerC family protein, which translates into the protein MELFSAAFFIALINIIFIDLILAGDNAIVIGMAARKLPAHIQKKAILLGTGGAVLLRIAATLVVVWLLNIPWLLAIGGAMLVYIAYKVLVDESGHETIDAKESLWPAVRTIVIADAAMGLDNVIAVAGASQRHMILVVLGLLISVPIVIWGSTLFIKLLGRFPWIAYVGSAVLAYTASHMITEEPHLEPFFADKPVVKYVFIVLTILGVLGAGYAAKQRQRRREQNNKRPSRHATR
- a CDS encoding TerC family protein (Members of this highly hydrophobic protein family,regularly are found preceded by the yybP-ykoY manganese riboswitch (see RF00080). A metal cation transport function is proposed.); protein product: MEHVILLTEILIINLVLSGDNAVVIAMASRNLPLQQRRQAVWWGALGAVLMRCILTWLATILLKIPYIQAIGGVLLGTIAFNLLHHRDNDSARSHADTIWKAIQTILLADFIMSLDNVLAIAALADGDLAILIIGIAISIPIVIWGSNIITGWLQRFPILTFAGAGILGYTAGEMLIKDAKLGVFLTEMLPSVHGWIPVILAALVIMFGWIGNYKAT